One Gloeothece verrucosa PCC 7822 DNA window includes the following coding sequences:
- a CDS encoding class II aldolase/adducin family protein produces MSKLIAQQPPEFNNLQDERLYRKQRLAAALRLFAHYGFDEGVAGHITVRDPELSDHFWVNPFGMYFGHIRVSDLLLVNHLGEVVEGKKTVNGAAFAIHSRIHQARQDIISAAHAHSLYGKAWSSLGRLLDPITQDACAFYLDHALFEDYTGVVLDFETGDRIAATLGEKKAIILRNHGLLTVGHSVDEAAWWFITMDRSCQVQLMAEAVGKPILIEPNVASLTYSQVGNDYLGWLSFQSLYDKIVHLEPDLLD; encoded by the coding sequence ATGTCTAAACTGATTGCTCAACAGCCTCCGGAATTTAATAATCTGCAAGATGAGCGACTTTACCGTAAACAAAGATTAGCCGCCGCCTTACGTTTGTTTGCTCATTACGGATTTGATGAAGGCGTTGCTGGACATATTACAGTACGTGACCCCGAGTTGAGCGATCATTTTTGGGTTAACCCTTTTGGAATGTATTTTGGTCACATTCGCGTGTCGGATTTACTGTTGGTAAATCACTTGGGTGAAGTAGTCGAAGGAAAGAAAACGGTTAACGGAGCGGCTTTTGCCATACATTCTAGAATACACCAAGCTCGTCAAGATATAATCTCTGCTGCCCATGCTCATTCTCTTTATGGGAAAGCTTGGTCAAGCTTAGGAAGATTGTTAGACCCCATTACTCAGGATGCCTGTGCTTTTTATCTTGACCATGCTTTGTTTGAGGACTATACAGGGGTGGTGTTAGACTTCGAAACGGGTGATCGCATTGCTGCTACTCTAGGGGAAAAAAAGGCGATTATTTTACGCAATCATGGTTTATTGACGGTGGGTCATTCGGTAGATGAGGCGGCCTGGTGGTTTATTACGATGGATAGGTCCTGTCAAGTACAATTAATGGCCGAAGCAGTGGGAAAACCGATTTTAATCGAGCCAAATGTGGCCAGTTTAACCTATAGTCAGGTGGGAAATGATTATTTAGGTTGGCTGAGTTTTCAATCTCTCTATGACAAAATAGTTCATCTAGAACCGGATTTATTAGATTAA